The Balaenoptera acutorostrata chromosome 10, mBalAcu1.1, whole genome shotgun sequence genome has a window encoding:
- the LOC103010705 gene encoding HLA class II histocompatibility antigen, DM beta chain isoform X2 — MISRVSPEERMTALLPLLLGLSLGCTGAGGFVAHVESTCLLDDDGTPKEFTYCISFNKDLLTCWDPLQASMVPCEFGVLNGLAKYLSDYLNHKENLIQRLSNGLQDCATHTQLFWRSLTHRTRLPSVQVAKTTPFNTRETVMLACYVWGFYPADVTITWRKNGQLVLPHGSAYNIAQPNGDWTYQTVSHLATTPSFGDTYTCVVEHIGALEPILQDWTPGLSPVQTLKVSACAVTLGLGLIVFSLGLLSWRRAASSGQHIS, encoded by the exons ATGATTTCCCGTGTCTCCCCCGAGGAGAGGATGACTGCCCTCCTGCCGCTGCTGCTGGGCCTCAGCCTGGGCTGCACCGGAGCAG GAGGCTTTGTGGCCCACGTGGAAAGCACCTGTCTGCTGGATGACGATGGGACTCCAAAAGAGTTCACGTATTGTATCTCCTTCAACAAGGATTTGCTGACCTGCTGGGATCCCCTGCAGGCCAGTATGGTCCCTTGTGAATTTGGGGTACTGAACGGCTTGGCCAAATACCTCTCAGATTACCTCAACCATAAGGAAAACCTGATCCAACGCTTATCCAATGGGCTGCAGGACTGTGCCACACACACCCAGCTCTTCTGGAGATCTCTGACCCACAGGACAC gACTGCCATCTGTGCAAGTAGCTAAAACCACTCCTTTTAACACGAGGGAGACTGTGATGCTGGCCTGCTACGTGTGGGGCTTCTATCCAGCTGATGTGACCATCACATGGAGGAAGAACGGGCAGCTGGTCCTCCCTCACGGCAGCGCCTATAACATCGCCCAGCCCAACGGAGACTGGACATACCAGACAGTCTCCCATTTGGCCACAACCCCCTCTTTTGGGGACACCTACACCTGTGTGGTAGAGCACATTGGCGCTCTTGAACCCATCCTTCAGGACTGGA CTCCTGGGCTATCTCCAGTGCAGACACTGAAGGTTTCCGCGTGTGCTGTGACTCTGGGCCTGGGCCTCATCGTCTTCTCTCTTGGTTTGCTCAGCTGGCGGAGAGCTGCCTCCTCCG gtCAGCACATTTCCTAG